One genomic window of Pecten maximus chromosome 3, xPecMax1.1, whole genome shotgun sequence includes the following:
- the LOC117324646 gene encoding calmodulin-like isoform X2: MADDFTEEQLAEYREAFDMFDQDGSGSITIKEMITVMQELGQGTSEEELKAELEAMDTNNDGTIEFHEFLATLKKMSEPEMTPEEEELKKCFQLFDKNKQGYLTIEELRHILQDLGNDSFTDKDFEKLIKEGEIQVEGRLTYKKFVEMMIGPP; encoded by the exons ATG GCAGACGATTTCACCGAAGAACAGCTAGCAG AATACAGAGAAGCGTTCGACATGTTTGATCAGGATGGCAGTGGCAGTATAACTATCAAAGAAATGATAACGGTGATGCAAGAATTAGGGCAAGGTACATCTGAGGAGGAGCTGAAGGCGGAACTAGAAGCCATGGACACAAACA atgACGGTACAATTGAATTCCATGAATTTCTAGCTACGTTGAAGAAAATGTCGGAACCCGAGATGACGCCAGAAGAAGAGGAACTCAAAAAGTGTTTTCagttatttgataaaaacaaacaaggCTATTTAACAATAGAAGAACTAAGGCATATTTTACAAGACTTAGGGAACGATTCTTTCACAGACAAGGATTTTGAGAAGCTTATCAAGGAAGGGGAAATACAAGTTGAAGGTCGTCTGACTTATAAGA AGTTCGTGGAAATGATGATTGGACCACCTTAG
- the LOC117324646 gene encoding calmodulin-alpha-like isoform X1 produces the protein MADDFTEEQLAEYREAFDMFDQDGSGSITIKEMITVMQELGQGTSEEELKAELEAMDTNNDGTIEFHEFLATLKKMSEPEMTPEEEELKKCFQLFDKNKQGYLTIEELRHILQDLGNDSFTDKDFEKLIKEGEIQVEGRLTYKSIVRGNDDWTTLGASFWKIRERNQRKFYFYAYLCH, from the exons ATG GCAGACGATTTCACCGAAGAACAGCTAGCAG AATACAGAGAAGCGTTCGACATGTTTGATCAGGATGGCAGTGGCAGTATAACTATCAAAGAAATGATAACGGTGATGCAAGAATTAGGGCAAGGTACATCTGAGGAGGAGCTGAAGGCGGAACTAGAAGCCATGGACACAAACA atgACGGTACAATTGAATTCCATGAATTTCTAGCTACGTTGAAGAAAATGTCGGAACCCGAGATGACGCCAGAAGAAGAGGAACTCAAAAAGTGTTTTCagttatttgataaaaacaaacaaggCTATTTAACAATAGAAGAACTAAGGCATATTTTACAAGACTTAGGGAACGATTCTTTCACAGACAAGGATTTTGAGAAGCTTATCAAGGAAGGGGAAATACAAGTTGAAGGTCGTCTGACTTATAAGAGTAT AGTTCGTGGAAATGATGATTGGACCACCTTAGGTGCATCATTTTGGAAAATCCGTGAGCGGAACCAgagaaagttttatttttacGCCTACTTGTGCCATTAG